Within Paracoccus jeotgali, the genomic segment TTTCGCCGACTTCATCCGGGTCGGCCTGCCGCTGAATCTGCTGATGGCGTTGACGGCGGCGCTTGTGATCCCCATCTTCTGGCCTCTCTGAGCATGAGGACATGATGGCCCTGAAAACTCTTGCCGCCGCCGGACTGGCCGTCGCTGCCCTTGCCGGCTGCGCCATCCCGAACAGCCGGGCCGTCCCCGACGATGTCAGCCTGCTGAACAACCGGCTGAGCGTCAGCTTCTCGAACGGCGTCCGCTGCCGGGTCGACGGGATCAGCGAGCAGCCGACCGGCGCCCTGACCGGCTGCCCCATCCCCGCGCAATACGACGTGCGGATGCAGCGCCCCGGCTATTTCGGCGATGTGATCACGGAACCCTATGCGGATATTCTGATCACCGATGCCAGCGGCCGGGTGCATCTGTTCAAGACCCCGGGTTCGCGCAACTGGTCGGCGCGGCTGGGCAGCGACGAAGGGTAGCGCCGCGTTCGGCTGCACAGGCTGGCCCGTTTCTCTTGTCTGCGGCGGGGGCGGATTCTATAGACGCTGCACATTACCCAACCCGCAAGGAGCCATTCATGGCCGGCCATTCCAAATGGGCGAACATCCAGCATCGCAAGGGTCGTCAGGATTCGATCCGTTCCAAACTGTTTTCCAAGCTGGCAAAGGAAATCACCGTTGCCGCGAAGATGGGCGATCCCGACCCCGACAAGAACCCCCGCCTGCGTCTGGCCGTGAAAGAGGCGCGGTCGAACTCTGTCCCCAAGGACGTCATCGACCGGGCGATCAAGAAGGCGCTGGGCGGCGACGCCGAAAACTATGACGAGATCCGCTACGAAGGCTACGGCCCGAACGGCATCGCCATCATCGTCGAGGCGATGACCGACAACCGCAACCGCACCGCCTCCAACGTCCGCAGCTATTTCACCAAGCATGGCGGCGATCTGGGCCAGACCGGCAGCGTTTCCTTCATGTTCGACCGGGTGGGCGAGATCATGTATCCGGCCAGCATCGGCGATGCGGACACGGTGATGATGGCCGCCATCGAGGCCGGCGCCGAGGATGTCGAATCGACCGAGGACGGGCACTGGATCTATTGCAGCGACGCCGATCTGAACGAGGTCTCGAACGCTCTGGAAGCCGCGCTGGGCGAATCGGAGACCGCCAAGCTGGTGTGGAAGCCGCAGGCCCCGGCCGAGGTGACCGATCTGGAAACGGCGCAGAAGCTGATGAAGCTGATCGACACGCTGGAGGATGACGACGACGTGCAGAACGTCACCGGCAATTTCGATCTGTCCGAACAGGTCGCAGCGCAGCTTTAACTCGGCGGCAGGCGCGGCCTGACCGCCGCCGCGCCGCCCGGAGCATCCGTCATGCAGGCATATCTGGCCGGTCTGGGCACCGGGCTGTCGCTGATCGTGGCCATCGGGGCGCAGAACGCCTTTGTGCTGCGGCAGGGCCTGCTGCGCGCGCATGTCTTCGCGGTCTGCCTGTTCTGCGCGCTGTCCGATGCGGTGCTGATCGCTGCAGGGGTGTTCGGCGCGGATCTTCTCAGCGACATCGCGCCGTGGTTTTCCGAGGCGATGCGTTGGGGCGGGGCGGCGTTTCTGATCGTCTATGGCCTGCGCGCCGCGCGGTCCGCGCTGGCGGGCGGCGAGACGATGCGGGCGAGCGGGCGGGCGGCGCCGCTATGGCCCACGCTTGCGACGGCCGCGGCGCTGACCTGGGCCAATCCGCATGTCTATCTGGACACGGTGGTCCTGCTGGGCGCAGTCTCGGCGGGGTTCGAGGATCGCCCCGCCTTTGCCGGCGGTGCCGTCACCGGGTCGTTTTTGTTCTTCTTCGCGCTCGGCTATGGGGCGCGCCTGCTCGAGCCGGTCTTTGCCCGGCCGATGGCGTGGCGCGTCCTGGACATGGCCATTGCAGCGATCATGTGGTCCATCGCGGCAAAGCTGTTGCTGGGATAGACCACCCGATGGCAACCATCGCCTGACTTACCCTGCGCGGGCGGGCCGCGCCCGACGCCGCTATGCCGCCAGCCGCCGGATCACCGCGTCCCGGGTGACCACACCGCCGCCCGCCACCGGCCGCGCGCTGGTATGCGACAGCGCCGACAGCACCTGTTTCAGCGGCATGTCGGCGGGCAAGGGGGTGCCCTCGGCCCGGCCCTCGCAGGCCAGATCGCCCGCCGTCAGCACATCCAGCGGGTTCATA encodes:
- a CDS encoding LysE/ArgO family amino acid transporter, which gives rise to MQAYLAGLGTGLSLIVAIGAQNAFVLRQGLLRAHVFAVCLFCALSDAVLIAAGVFGADLLSDIAPWFSEAMRWGGAAFLIVYGLRAARSALAGGETMRASGRAAPLWPTLATAAALTWANPHVYLDTVVLLGAVSAGFEDRPAFAGGAVTGSFLFFFALGYGARLLEPVFARPMAWRVLDMAIAAIMWSIAAKLLLG
- a CDS encoding YebC/PmpR family DNA-binding transcriptional regulator produces the protein MAGHSKWANIQHRKGRQDSIRSKLFSKLAKEITVAAKMGDPDPDKNPRLRLAVKEARSNSVPKDVIDRAIKKALGGDAENYDEIRYEGYGPNGIAIIVEAMTDNRNRTASNVRSYFTKHGGDLGQTGSVSFMFDRVGEIMYPASIGDADTVMMAAIEAGAEDVESTEDGHWIYCSDADLNEVSNALEAALGESETAKLVWKPQAPAEVTDLETAQKLMKLIDTLEDDDDVQNVTGNFDLSEQVAAQL